Proteins from one Arthrobacter sp. DNA4 genomic window:
- a CDS encoding FAD-binding oxidoreductase, which translates to MTSASATKRVAVIGGGILGVSTAVHLLREGASVILLTERGLASEASGRSLSWLNSAGERSTPYHQLRVAGVDRYRTLFASNPRREWLQFGGGLMWNVAGQAEATEARHAYEKSIGYDSRLLAPEEIASATPGVDSSAVPDNAIFNPGEGWVSLPDLIDFLMEEFHSRGGELVLNAGKASVMVEGGRTTGVETAAGGTYPADAVLVACGAATPAVVQPLGVHIPNGSPVSMLVVTKQVQHDVTAVMNTPRAALRPNPGGTFALDHDWYEEHITEHADGSFTIPEEVVQELADEASRLVAGNPELKPASWKMGYKPIPGDGEPVLGELGQVPGCFVAFTHSGATLGLIAGELLAGEILTGRKHPMLATFRPGRFS; encoded by the coding sequence ATGACCTCTGCATCAGCCACCAAGCGCGTCGCCGTCATCGGCGGCGGGATCCTCGGCGTCTCCACCGCAGTCCACCTGCTCCGCGAAGGAGCCTCCGTGATCCTGCTGACCGAGCGCGGCCTCGCCAGCGAAGCCAGCGGCCGGTCGCTGTCCTGGCTCAACTCCGCCGGTGAACGGTCCACCCCCTACCACCAGCTCCGCGTGGCCGGTGTGGACCGCTACCGCACCCTCTTCGCCTCCAACCCCCGGCGGGAGTGGCTCCAGTTCGGCGGCGGCCTCATGTGGAACGTGGCCGGTCAGGCTGAAGCGACCGAAGCCCGCCACGCCTACGAGAAGTCCATCGGCTACGACTCCAGGCTGCTCGCTCCGGAAGAGATTGCATCAGCCACCCCCGGCGTTGATTCCAGTGCCGTACCGGACAACGCCATCTTCAATCCCGGCGAAGGCTGGGTAAGCCTGCCGGACCTGATCGACTTCCTGATGGAGGAGTTCCACTCACGGGGCGGCGAACTGGTCCTCAACGCCGGCAAGGCCTCCGTCATGGTGGAGGGCGGCCGCACCACCGGGGTGGAGACTGCGGCGGGCGGGACCTACCCTGCCGACGCGGTCCTGGTGGCGTGCGGCGCCGCGACGCCCGCCGTCGTCCAGCCCCTGGGCGTGCACATCCCCAATGGTTCGCCCGTGTCCATGCTGGTGGTGACCAAGCAGGTGCAGCACGACGTCACCGCCGTGATGAACACTCCGCGCGCCGCGCTCCGGCCCAACCCCGGCGGCACGTTCGCGCTGGACCACGACTGGTATGAGGAACACATCACCGAGCACGCGGACGGTTCGTTCACCATTCCGGAAGAAGTGGTGCAGGAACTGGCTGATGAAGCCTCCAGGCTGGTTGCCGGCAATCCGGAACTCAAGCCGGCCTCCTGGAAGATGGGCTACAAGCCAATCCCCGGCGACGGCGAACCCGTCCTGGGGGAACTGGGCCAGGTGCCGGGCTGCTTCGTTGCCTTCACGCACTCCGGCGCCACTCTGGGCCTCATCGCCGGTGAGCTGCTGGCCGGTGAGATCCTGACGGGCCGGAAGCACCCCATGCTGGCAACGTTCCGGCCGGGGCGTTTCTCCTAG